A stretch of Chroicocephalus ridibundus chromosome 24, bChrRid1.1, whole genome shotgun sequence DNA encodes these proteins:
- the NACA gene encoding nascent polypeptide-associated complex subunit alpha isoform X2, with the protein MPGEATETVPATEQELPQPQAETAPAALPPAAPVTAPAAPPAVLHAAHSPPLTPSPVPAGQALPVEPPSPAGPPAPVSPPVVPAAAIPVFSVPPQLPAPALQVPVTTGNHPVPQSPMGFATPGSPGPAPVSPVSPGLPAPVSPVAAAAPAAVTVAPIASPVSPGSPPATLTSPVKAAPSATPQSPAGLPQAPLPAPGAALAPPAPSQGPGAAPATLPPPPSLPLGASPLPAALLPTPTAPPEATACPQSPGSPPLPAAAPLCPATAPSAPAPAVPVSPGSPASAPLASPLASPVSPLPPAPGSAISPPVFLAAPMALAPLSPPAPLVPAGMSPGSPAAAPQGPAPGAPASPPVPVAPSVAKTCPVGPAPAAPAAAAAAPAGGDPIPPSVARTPPGSPDPRAVPAAAAAPIAPALSKPSPGAATSLPGPLTAAAPSAAPAAATAALAKAAPASPVSLPAAPVPAAPSAPATSLPVKPAAAAPAAPPAGKAVPVSPVAAPSAPAAPAPAAPPAPAAPSAAKVAPKSPVAAPSASATPAAAAKKPPKSSPVAAPPAPSAAPVPAAPAAPAASPGAKKPPKSSPVAAPPAPSAAPVPAAPPAPAAPAAAKKPPKSSPVAAPPAPSAPAAPVPVAPPAPAAPPAAKKPPKSSPATAPSAPAPPAPSTPAVAKAPPKSPGAATPAPAAPAAPPAAPAPAPGKPAPAPGTAAPAPGVPGAPPKPSADRAAPAPQKPEAGLPGSAPAGNPPPASSAPSAPPAKKQTPPELPAAEPPVQPILVDLSPRAAVAPAGAPAPPAKPPVLKNDKGSGTESDSDESVPELEEQDSTQATTQQAQLAAAAEIDEEPVSKAKQSRSEKKARKAMSKLGLRQVTGVTRVTIRKSKNILFVITKPDVYKSPASDTYIVFGEAKIEDLSQQAQLAAAEKFKVQGEAVSNIQENTQTPTVQEESEEEEVDETGVEVKDIELVMSQANVSRAKAVRALKNNSNDIVNAIMELTM; encoded by the exons ctccagctgccctTCCTCCGGCAGCCCCCGTCACTGCTCCTGCGGCGCCTCCAG CTGTTCTTCATGCTGCTCACTCCCCACCTCTGACTCCGTCTCCGGTCCCCGCGGGCCAGGCTCTCCCAGTGGAGCcgcccagccctgccggccccccagcccccgttTCCCCCCCTGTAGTCCCAGCTGCGGCGATCCCAGTGTTCTCAgttcccccccagctccctgccccagctctgcaggtccCGGTTACCACTGGGAACCACCCAGTTCCGCAGTCCCCGATGGGTTTTGCAACCCCAGGATCTCCAGGGCCCGCCCCAGTTAGCCCAGTGTCGCCGGGACTCCCGGCCCCAGTGTCTCCTGTTGCGGCCGCTGCTCCTGCCGCAGTGACGGTGGCCCCCATTGCCTCCCCTGTCAGCCCTGGTTCTCCCCCAGCGACTCTCACCTCTCCAGTGAAAGCTGCCCCCTCTGCCACCCCTCAGagccccgcggggctgccccaggcccctctccctgcccctggggCAGCTTTGGCCccccctgctccatcccagggccctggggcagccccggccactctcccaccgcccccttcccttccccttgggGCATCTCCCCTGCCGGCAGCTCTCCTGCCTACTCCCACCGCACCTCCCGAGGCCACAGCTTGTCCCCAGAGCCCAGGCTCTCCCCCTCTTCCCGCAGCAGCCCCTCTCTGTCCTGCCACGGCACCATCGGCGCCTGCCCCGGCGGTACCAGTGTCACCTGGCAGCCCGGCCTCTGCCCCGCTGGCTTCTCCTTTGGCCTCTCCCGTGTCCCCTCTTCCTCCGGCCCCGGGCAGTGCCATCTCTCCACCTGTCTTCTTGGCTGCCCCCATGGCCCTGGCCCCCttgtcaccccctgcccccctgGTGCCAGCTGGGATGTCTCCTGggagtcctgctgctgccccacaggGCCCAGCCCCTGGCGCTCCAGCCTCTCCGCCGGTTCCAGTTGCTCCTTCTGTTGCTAAGACCTGTCCCGTGGgccctgccccggcagccccagctgctgccgctgcGGCTCCAGCTGGGGGAgaccccatccctccctctgtgGCCAGGACCCCTCCTGGAAGCCCCGACCCTCGGGCAGTGCCTGCCGCTGCGGCAGCTCCCATTGCTCCCGCCCTGTCCAAACCCTCTCCAGGAGCTGCCACATCTCTCCCAGGGCCACTGACAGCGGCAGCTCCCAGCGCCGCGCCAGCAGCGGCCACGGCTGCTTTGGCCAAAGCAGCTCCAGCGAGCCCAGTCTCCCTGCCGGCAGCTCCTGTGCCTGCTGCCCCCTCggcccctgccacctccctgcctgtCAAACCAGCGGCGGCAGCTCCAGCTGCCCCTCCTGCAGGCAAAGCGGTTCCCGTGAGCCCGGTCGCTgccccctctgctcctgctgcaccGGCTCCTGCAGCTCCACCGGCTCCGGCAGCCCCTTCCGCAGCCAAAGTGGCTCCCAAGAGCCCTGTTGCTGCTCCCTcggcctcagccacaccagctgCTGCGGCCAAAAAGCCTCCGAAGAGCAGCCCCGTCGctgccccccctgctccctctgccgctccggtgccagcagctcctgcagctccagccGCCTCCCCTGGGGCCAAAAAGCCTCCGAAGAGCAGCCCCGTCGctgccccccctgctccctctgctgctccagTGCCAGCAGCTCCGCCAGCTCCAGCTGCCCCCGCTGCAGCCAAAAAGCCTCCGAAGAGCAGCCCCGTCGctgccccccctgctccctctgcccctGCTGCTCCGGTGCCAGTAGCTCCACCAGCTCCAGCCGCCCCCCCTGCAGCCAAAAAGCCTCCGAAGAGCAGCCCTGCGAccgctccctctgccccagcgccGCCAGCTCCATCCACCCCTGCTGTGGCCAAAGCACCTCCCAAGAGCCCTGGTGCAGCcacaccagctcctgcagctccagccgcccccccggcagcccctgcaCCGGCACCCGGCAAGCCGGCTCCTGCTCCAGgcacggctgccccagccccaggggttCCTGGTGCCCCCCCGAAGCCATCGGCCGATCGTGCCGCCCCTGCTCCCCAGAAACCAGAAGCTGGCCTTCCTGGCTCTGCCCCGGCGGGTAACCCCCCGCCTGCCTCTTCTGCGCCGAGCGCTCCCCCCGCGAAGAAGCAGACCCCTCCCG AGCTGCCCGCTGCCGAGCCGCCGGTGCAGCCCATCCTGGTGGACCTCTCTCCCCGAGCAGCCGTGGCCCCCGCTGGGGCCCCTGCTCCTCCGGCTAAGCCGCCTGTCCTGAAGAACGACAAGG GGTCCGGAACAGAGTCTGACAGCGATGAATCCGTACCAGAGCTCGAAGAGCAAGACTCCACACAGGCCACGACGCAGCAGGCACAG cttgcagcagcagctgaaatagATGAAGAACCCGttagcaaagcaaaacagagccGGAGCGAAAAGAAAGCGCGGAAG GCAATGTCTAAACTGGGCCTTCGCCAGGTGACGGGAGTAACCAGAGTCACCATCCGGAAATCTAAGAACATCCTCTTTGTCATCACAAAGCCAGACGTGTACAAGAGCCCGGCGTCAGACACCTACATAGTCTTTGGGGAAGCCAAG aTCGAAGACCTGTCCCAGCAGGCCCAGCTGGCAGCTGCCGAAAAGTTCAAAGTGCAAGGAGAAGCCGTTTCAAACATCCAAGAAAACACACAGACCCCCACCGTGCAGGAGGAGAGCGAGGAAGAAGAG GTTGACGAAACCGGTGTCGAGGTGAAAGACATCGAGCTGGTGATGTCGCAGGCGAACGTGTCCCGAGCGAAGGCGGTCCGTGCCCTGAAGAACAACAGTAACGATATTGTAAATGCGATAATG GAGTTGACGATGTAG
- the NACA gene encoding nascent polypeptide-associated complex subunit alpha isoform X1 has protein sequence MPGEATETVPATEQELPQPQAETAPAALPPAAPVTAPAAPPAVLHAAHSPPLTPSPVPAGQALPVEPPSPAGPPAPVSPPVVPAAAIPVFSVPPQLPAPALQVPVTTGNHPVPQSPMGFATPGSPGPAPVSPVSPGLPAPVSPVAAAAPAAVTVAPIASPVSPGSPPATLTSPVKAAPSATPQSPAGLPQAPLPAPGAALAPPAPSQGPGAAPATLPPPPSLPLGASPLPAALLPTPTAPPEATACPQSPGSPPLPAAAPLCPATAPSAPAPAVPVSPGSPASAPLASPLASPVSPLPPAPGSAISPPVFLAAPMALAPLSPPAPLVPAGMSPGSPAAAPQGPAPGAPASPPVPVAPSVAKTCPVGPAPAAPAAAAAAPAGGDPIPPSVARTPPGSPDPRAVPAAAAAPIAPALSKPSPGAATSLPGPLTAAAPSAAPAAATAALAKAAPASPVSLPAAPVPAAPSAPATSLPVKPAAAAPAAPPAGKAVPVSPVAAPSAPAAPAPAAPPAPAAPSAAKVAPKSPVAAPSASATPAAAAKKPPKSSPVAAPPAPSAAPVPAAPAAPAASPGAKKPPKSSPVAAPPAPSAAPVPAAPPAPAAPAAAKKPPKSSPVAAPPAPSAPAAPVPVAPPAPAAPPAAKKPPKSSPATAPSAPAPPAPSTPAVAKAPPKSPGAATPAPAAPAAPPAAPAPAPGKPAPAPGTAAPAPGVPGAPPKPSADRAAPAPQKPEAGLPGSAPAGNPPPASSAPSAPPAKKQTPPGKVTKPAPRPPPSKPPSKAPAPVSAAVDDDDLPPLIPPELPAAEPPVQPILVDLSPRAAVAPAGAPAPPAKPPVLKNDKGSGTESDSDESVPELEEQDSTQATTQQAQLAAAAEIDEEPVSKAKQSRSEKKARKAMSKLGLRQVTGVTRVTIRKSKNILFVITKPDVYKSPASDTYIVFGEAKIEDLSQQAQLAAAEKFKVQGEAVSNIQENTQTPTVQEESEEEEVDETGVEVKDIELVMSQANVSRAKAVRALKNNSNDIVNAIMELTM, from the exons ctccagctgccctTCCTCCGGCAGCCCCCGTCACTGCTCCTGCGGCGCCTCCAG CTGTTCTTCATGCTGCTCACTCCCCACCTCTGACTCCGTCTCCGGTCCCCGCGGGCCAGGCTCTCCCAGTGGAGCcgcccagccctgccggccccccagcccccgttTCCCCCCCTGTAGTCCCAGCTGCGGCGATCCCAGTGTTCTCAgttcccccccagctccctgccccagctctgcaggtccCGGTTACCACTGGGAACCACCCAGTTCCGCAGTCCCCGATGGGTTTTGCAACCCCAGGATCTCCAGGGCCCGCCCCAGTTAGCCCAGTGTCGCCGGGACTCCCGGCCCCAGTGTCTCCTGTTGCGGCCGCTGCTCCTGCCGCAGTGACGGTGGCCCCCATTGCCTCCCCTGTCAGCCCTGGTTCTCCCCCAGCGACTCTCACCTCTCCAGTGAAAGCTGCCCCCTCTGCCACCCCTCAGagccccgcggggctgccccaggcccctctccctgcccctggggCAGCTTTGGCCccccctgctccatcccagggccctggggcagccccggccactctcccaccgcccccttcccttccccttgggGCATCTCCCCTGCCGGCAGCTCTCCTGCCTACTCCCACCGCACCTCCCGAGGCCACAGCTTGTCCCCAGAGCCCAGGCTCTCCCCCTCTTCCCGCAGCAGCCCCTCTCTGTCCTGCCACGGCACCATCGGCGCCTGCCCCGGCGGTACCAGTGTCACCTGGCAGCCCGGCCTCTGCCCCGCTGGCTTCTCCTTTGGCCTCTCCCGTGTCCCCTCTTCCTCCGGCCCCGGGCAGTGCCATCTCTCCACCTGTCTTCTTGGCTGCCCCCATGGCCCTGGCCCCCttgtcaccccctgcccccctgGTGCCAGCTGGGATGTCTCCTGggagtcctgctgctgccccacaggGCCCAGCCCCTGGCGCTCCAGCCTCTCCGCCGGTTCCAGTTGCTCCTTCTGTTGCTAAGACCTGTCCCGTGGgccctgccccggcagccccagctgctgccgctgcGGCTCCAGCTGGGGGAgaccccatccctccctctgtgGCCAGGACCCCTCCTGGAAGCCCCGACCCTCGGGCAGTGCCTGCCGCTGCGGCAGCTCCCATTGCTCCCGCCCTGTCCAAACCCTCTCCAGGAGCTGCCACATCTCTCCCAGGGCCACTGACAGCGGCAGCTCCCAGCGCCGCGCCAGCAGCGGCCACGGCTGCTTTGGCCAAAGCAGCTCCAGCGAGCCCAGTCTCCCTGCCGGCAGCTCCTGTGCCTGCTGCCCCCTCggcccctgccacctccctgcctgtCAAACCAGCGGCGGCAGCTCCAGCTGCCCCTCCTGCAGGCAAAGCGGTTCCCGTGAGCCCGGTCGCTgccccctctgctcctgctgcaccGGCTCCTGCAGCTCCACCGGCTCCGGCAGCCCCTTCCGCAGCCAAAGTGGCTCCCAAGAGCCCTGTTGCTGCTCCCTcggcctcagccacaccagctgCTGCGGCCAAAAAGCCTCCGAAGAGCAGCCCCGTCGctgccccccctgctccctctgccgctccggtgccagcagctcctgcagctccagccGCCTCCCCTGGGGCCAAAAAGCCTCCGAAGAGCAGCCCCGTCGctgccccccctgctccctctgctgctccagTGCCAGCAGCTCCGCCAGCTCCAGCTGCCCCCGCTGCAGCCAAAAAGCCTCCGAAGAGCAGCCCCGTCGctgccccccctgctccctctgcccctGCTGCTCCGGTGCCAGTAGCTCCACCAGCTCCAGCCGCCCCCCCTGCAGCCAAAAAGCCTCCGAAGAGCAGCCCTGCGAccgctccctctgccccagcgccGCCAGCTCCATCCACCCCTGCTGTGGCCAAAGCACCTCCCAAGAGCCCTGGTGCAGCcacaccagctcctgcagctccagccgcccccccggcagcccctgcaCCGGCACCCGGCAAGCCGGCTCCTGCTCCAGgcacggctgccccagccccaggggttCCTGGTGCCCCCCCGAAGCCATCGGCCGATCGTGCCGCCCCTGCTCCCCAGAAACCAGAAGCTGGCCTTCCTGGCTCTGCCCCGGCGGGTAACCCCCCGCCTGCCTCTTCTGCGCCGAGCGCTCCCCCCGCGAAGAAGCAGACCCCTCCCGGTAAGGTCACCAAGccggccccccgcccgcccccatCCAAACCCCCCTCGAAGGCCCCGGCCCCCGTCAGCGCTGCCGTGGACGATGACGACCTGCCGCCTCTGATCCCCCCAGAGCTGCCCGCTGCCGAGCCGCCGGTGCAGCCCATCCTGGTGGACCTCTCTCCCCGAGCAGCCGTGGCCCCCGCTGGGGCCCCTGCTCCTCCGGCTAAGCCGCCTGTCCTGAAGAACGACAAGG GGTCCGGAACAGAGTCTGACAGCGATGAATCCGTACCAGAGCTCGAAGAGCAAGACTCCACACAGGCCACGACGCAGCAGGCACAG cttgcagcagcagctgaaatagATGAAGAACCCGttagcaaagcaaaacagagccGGAGCGAAAAGAAAGCGCGGAAG GCAATGTCTAAACTGGGCCTTCGCCAGGTGACGGGAGTAACCAGAGTCACCATCCGGAAATCTAAGAACATCCTCTTTGTCATCACAAAGCCAGACGTGTACAAGAGCCCGGCGTCAGACACCTACATAGTCTTTGGGGAAGCCAAG aTCGAAGACCTGTCCCAGCAGGCCCAGCTGGCAGCTGCCGAAAAGTTCAAAGTGCAAGGAGAAGCCGTTTCAAACATCCAAGAAAACACACAGACCCCCACCGTGCAGGAGGAGAGCGAGGAAGAAGAG GTTGACGAAACCGGTGTCGAGGTGAAAGACATCGAGCTGGTGATGTCGCAGGCGAACGTGTCCCGAGCGAAGGCGGTCCGTGCCCTGAAGAACAACAGTAACGATATTGTAAATGCGATAATG GAGTTGACGATGTAG